CCGGAGAAAAGGTTATTGATGTCCTTCTGTCTCTTACAGAAAAACATCCCGCTTTAAAGGAACTCATTTTTGAAAAGAACGATGGAGAAGATGAAAGCCCGGTTCTTTGTGCTTCCATTAACGTCCTGATAAACGGGAATAATGTCAGGCACCTTGAAGGGCTTGACACTGACCTTAAAGATTCGGATGAAATTGGGGTTCTTCCTCCTGTCTCCGGAGGATAAGTTTTCAGGGGGCCAGGAGTATGGGCAGGATATTCAAAGAACGTACTTCCATTGACGAGGCTTTGGAGCTTTTCCTTGAGAGCTTTTCTTCTCTGAGTCACACTGAAGAAGTACCGCTTGAAGCCTGTGCAGGCAGGGTACTTGCAGAGCCTGTAATTTCCGGAAGGGATGTCCCTCACTACAGGCGCGCTGCAATGGATGGATATGCTGTCAGGTCATCTGATACTTCGGGCGCTTCTCCTTCAAATCCCGTGTTTTTGCAGCTTTCGGATTGCGTAGAGGAAGGAACTGCTATGTGGGTTCATACGGGAGCTGTTCTGCCTGAAGGGGCTGATGCTGTTGTGGTGGTTGAGGACACCGTTACAGCCGGAAACATGGTTGAAATCAGGGCTCAGGTCCATCCGGGAAAGAATGTGGGACAGGCTGGAGAGGATATCAAAAAAGAAGATCTGGTTTTTAAGGAAGGGCACCTCCTTCGCCCCTGTGATGCTGCAGTTCTTGCCTCTCTCGGACTGGATATGGCGAAAGTTTTCAGAAAACCTGTGGTTGCGGTCATCCCTACAGGAGATGAACTGGTAAGCCGTGAAAAGGCCGGGCAAGTTCCTCCCCCCGGAATGGTGCTCGAAACGAACGGGCTTATGACTGCTCTTTATGTGGAAAAGTGGGGTGGAGTTCCCAGATATACAGGTATTGTGCCTGACCGTCCTGAGAGTATAAAGGAAGCCATAGAAGCAAACCTTGACGCTGACATGATTCTCCTATCAGGAGGGACTTCGGTCGGCAAAAGAGACCATGCTCCCGAAGTTGTGGAATCTCTGGGAAAACTGCTTGTCCATGGGGTGGCGGTCAGTCCTGGAAAGCCTGCAGCGCTTGGGGTTATAGGTAAAACTCCTCTGGTTTGCCTTCCAGGCTACCCGGTTGCCGGGCTTGTTGCCCTGTATTTCTTTGTCCGCCCCGGGATAAGGAAGCTGGGGTCGATACCCAAAGCGCCGGAATTTGTCTTCAGAAAACGGCTGGCTGCAAAAATAAGTTCTAAAATAGGATATGTTAATTTCGTTCGGGTTGTTTTTGATGGGGATAAAGTACGCCCTCTTACGGGAAAGGCAGGAGTTCTGAGCTCGGTTGCAAAGGCTGACGGTTATGTGCTGGTGCCTGAAAATATAGAAGGTTATGAAGATGGGCAGGAAGTTGATGTTTTTTTAATTGAGTGAAAAAAACATCAATAAGCAGCTATGGCTTACTTCCTCCACTTTTCTCTTCTTTTAAAATAAATAGTATTTTATACTTGCAGGAGGTAATAGGAAAGAATTAACCGTCCTTTATTGCAATTTTTTAATAAAAGTGAAAACATGCCCTCCCCTGACAAAGAAATGGATAAAGTTTTATTAATAGGACTCGGCGGCTTTCTGGGAGCCGTTTGCCGATTTTTGATCTGTGAGCATGTGGATGGGCAGCTTGGCATCCTTTCTGTAAATGTACTCGGGAGTTTTATGCTGGGTATGATAATGTATGATGCTGAGTACCTGAGCTTCATAGGTCCTAAAGGAAGACTGGCATTCGGGACCGGTTTCATAGGGGCGTTCACAACCTTCTCGACGTTTGCTGTCCAGTCTTTCAGTATGGCTTTTCTTCCTGCCCTTGGAAATATCAGCGCCAACCTATTTCTTACCCTTACAGGCGTATTCTTTGGCAGGAGCTTTATAAAAGCTCTCTCAAGCAGGGAGATTTGATCCATGCTTCCTGCGGCAAACATCGGAGATCTTTTTTTGATAGGCACGGGCGGTTTTATAGGGGCGTCTCTTCGCTATACTATTTCAAGCCGAATGCCAAAAATCCGGAGTATCCCGGCAGGAACCCTTACAGTAAATTTTCTGGGAAGCATTGTGCTTTCCCTTCTTACTTTTTCCTCTGAGCCCGAGTCCGTGGTCTATCTGGTAAATATAGGAATTCTCGGCTCCTTCACGACCTTCTCAACCTTTGCTTACGAAACCTTCAAGCTACTGGAAGACGGACAGAACGTTTCATTTTTTCTGAATATTTTCCTCAATGTTATCCTCTGTCTTCTGGGAGTAGGCATCGCATACTTTGCTCTCAGGCTTTGATTTTGAATTTTTAAAGCGTCAGCTTTTGAGAGCAGGAATCCAAAACTCCATATCGAGGATCAAAAAAGCTATTTTTAATCAAAAATATCATTTTTACTCAACAAAATTATTTTAATCAAAGAACTATTTTTTTATAGGCAGGGCTGGTGGAAATAACCTTCCAGTGATAGAAAAAGACCTGAATTGATTAAAATTCAGTGACCTAAAAAAAATTGATAATTAAAAATGGTAAAATGAAAAAGCCCGATTATTTTACAAGGGCTTTTGCAGATCTTCTTATGAAGCGCCTCTTGTGGCCTGAAGAGGTGAAGCGCTGTGCAGGTCCGGGGTGTGCTTTCTGTGATTTTGATTTTTGGACCTTGATTACTTTGCCTTTTCTGCCTTTTACCTTTACCCAATCAATGCTGCCGGTTTTGCCCATTATCATTCCTCGCTGATTTTGATTTGAATTTATCTATATTTGCTTTAATTCATTGATGATTTATTCACATACCGTATCCGCCTTCTCGCCTATCGCTGCTGTTTGCCGCGGATTTT
This window of the Methanosarcina mazei S-6 genome carries:
- a CDS encoding ubiquitin-like small modifier protein 1, which codes for MAEVKVKLFANLREGAGTPELLLSGEKVIDVLLSLTEKHPALKELIFEKNDGEDESPVLCASINVLINGNNVRHLEGLDTDLKDSDEIGVLPPVSGG
- the crcB gene encoding fluoride efflux transporter CrcB, translating into MLPAANIGDLFLIGTGGFIGASLRYTISSRMPKIRSIPAGTLTVNFLGSIVLSLLTFSSEPESVVYLVNIGILGSFTTFSTFAYETFKLLEDGQNVSFFLNIFLNVILCLLGVGIAYFALRL
- the crcB gene encoding fluoride efflux transporter CrcB; its protein translation is MPSPDKEMDKVLLIGLGGFLGAVCRFLICEHVDGQLGILSVNVLGSFMLGMIMYDAEYLSFIGPKGRLAFGTGFIGAFTTFSTFAVQSFSMAFLPALGNISANLFLTLTGVFFGRSFIKALSSREI
- a CDS encoding molybdopterin molybdotransferase MoeA, which produces MGRIFKERTSIDEALELFLESFSSLSHTEEVPLEACAGRVLAEPVISGRDVPHYRRAAMDGYAVRSSDTSGASPSNPVFLQLSDCVEEGTAMWVHTGAVLPEGADAVVVVEDTVTAGNMVEIRAQVHPGKNVGQAGEDIKKEDLVFKEGHLLRPCDAAVLASLGLDMAKVFRKPVVAVIPTGDELVSREKAGQVPPPGMVLETNGLMTALYVEKWGGVPRYTGIVPDRPESIKEAIEANLDADMILLSGGTSVGKRDHAPEVVESLGKLLVHGVAVSPGKPAALGVIGKTPLVCLPGYPVAGLVALYFFVRPGIRKLGSIPKAPEFVFRKRLAAKISSKIGYVNFVRVVFDGDKVRPLTGKAGVLSSVAKADGYVLVPENIEGYEDGQEVDVFLIE
- a CDS encoding DUF5350 domain-containing protein; translation: MGKTGSIDWVKVKGRKGKVIKVQKSKSQKAHPGPAQRFTSSGHKRRFIRRSAKALVK